The following proteins are encoded in a genomic region of Zea mays cultivar B73 chromosome 9, Zm-B73-REFERENCE-NAM-5.0, whole genome shotgun sequence:
- the LOC109942545 gene encoding uncharacterized protein, translating to MSSSSTNSSEGAEGGMCNALQAAMEEAMLNLNEESSSRPKRRRRYINRDRESAHDRLHQDYFADDCVYPPNYFRRRYRMRRQLFLSIMLRLGEYSPYFTQREDALGRLGLSPLQKCTAALRLLAYGSAADSIDEYLKLARSTALECLEKFCEGIIHCYEEEFCRRPNVADIQRLLAKAEERGFPGMLGSIDCMHWQWRNCPVAHAGQFTRGDIKHPTIILEAVASYDRWIWHAFFGVAGSNNDINVLNQSPLFKDVLQGQAPIVNFMVNGHEHNMGYYLADGIYPSWPVFIKGIPLPQSEKHQLFTNAQAAWRKDVECAFGVLKSRFNIIAVPGRSYSQRTLGLIMRACVILHNMIIDDERDADLDETYETVDSTVGPSIYYNATPSLAARIQMDNEMTDTSIYTQLLNDLVEHVWGHNNH from the coding sequence ATGTCTTCCTCGAGCACAAACTCAAGTGAAGGAGCCGAAGGGGGAATGTGCAATGCATTGCAAGCAGCCATGGAGGAGGCTATGCTCAACCTCAATGAAGAGTCGTCGAGCAGGCCCAAGCGTCGTCGACGCTACATCAATCGTGATCGTGAGTCTGCCCATGATCGGCTTCATCAAGACTACTTCGCCGATGACTGTGTGTATCCTCCAAATTACTTTCGGCGCAGGTATCGCATGAGGCGACAACTTTTTTTGAGTATTATGCTTAGATTAGGTGAATACTCTCCGTATTTCACCCAAAGAGAAGATGCTCTGGGTCGACTCGGGCTCTCTCCCCTACAAAAGTGCACCGCAGCTCTGCGCTTGTTAGCCTATGGATCCGCTGCAGATTCGATAGATGAGTACTTAAAGCTAGCTAGATCAACTGCATTAGAGTGTCTAGAGAAGTTTTGTGAGGGTATCATTCATTGTTATGAGGAGGAGTTCTGTCGTCGACCAAATGTCGCGGATATTCAGCGTCTACTAGCAAAAGCAGAAGAGCGTGGCTTTCCAGGCATGCTAGGAAGTATCGATTGTATGCATTGGCAGTGGAGGAATTGTCCGGTCGCCCATGCCGGTCAATTCACAAGGGGGGATATCAAACATCCCACCATCATCTTAGAAGCTGTTGCATCGTATGATCGGTGGATCTGGCATGCTTTTTTTGGGGTGGCCGGGTCCAACAATGACATTAACGTACTGAATCAGTCGCCATTATTCAAGGATGTCCTTCAAGGTCAAGCACCCATAGTGAACTTCATGGTTAATGGACATGAACACAATATGGGATACTATCTTGCCGACGGCATCTACCCTTCCTGGCCGGTGTTCATCAAGGGTATTCCGCTTCCACAAAGTGAGAAACATCAGTTATTCACAAATGCTCAAGCAGCATGGCGCAAAGATGTTGAGTGCGCTTTTGGAGTGTTGAAATCTCGGTTCAACATTATAGCAGTTCCTGGACGTTCTTACTCTCAACGTACTCTTGGTTTGATCATGCGTGCATGTGTCATTTTGCACAATATGATCATCGATGACGAGCGTGATGCCGATTTAGACGAGACATATGAGACAGTTGATTCTACAGTCGGCCCGTCGATCTACTACAATGCAACCCCGAGCCTAGCAGCTAGGATTCAAATGGACAACGAGATGACGGACACATCGATATATACACAACTACTAAATGATTTGGTTGAACATGTATGGGGACATAATAATCATTAG